In a genomic window of Mycolicibacterium neoaurum VKM Ac-1815D:
- a CDS encoding HD domain-containing protein, protein MTDLLLQWQALLGRHTTSPEIGAAGAALLNRWSEPHRRYHDQGHLEGVLLATDQLAGHADDPDAVRLAAWFHDAVYAGAPDDEENSALLAESELAALDVDAAMVAEVGRLIRMTAEHNPAETDRNGQVLSDADLAVLALEPQEYRNNTAKVRAEYGHVSDADFRAGRARIIRSFFAEPSLYRTPDGRRLWEAAARRNLESELADLTG, encoded by the coding sequence GTGACCGATCTGCTCCTGCAGTGGCAGGCCCTGCTCGGGCGCCACACGACCTCACCGGAGATCGGCGCGGCCGGTGCCGCGCTGCTGAACCGCTGGTCGGAGCCGCACCGGCGCTATCACGATCAGGGGCACCTGGAGGGTGTGCTGCTCGCCACCGACCAGCTGGCCGGGCATGCCGATGACCCGGACGCCGTGCGACTGGCGGCCTGGTTCCACGATGCGGTGTACGCCGGCGCGCCCGATGACGAGGAGAACAGTGCGCTGTTGGCCGAGTCCGAGCTCGCTGCGCTCGATGTCGACGCAGCGATGGTGGCCGAGGTGGGCCGCCTGATACGGATGACCGCCGAGCACAACCCGGCGGAGACCGATCGCAACGGTCAGGTGCTCTCCGATGCCGATCTGGCCGTGCTTGCACTGGAACCGCAGGAATACCGCAACAACACCGCCAAGGTGCGGGCCGAATACGGCCATGTCTCCGACGCCGACTTCCGTGCGGGCCGTGCGCGGATCATCAGATCGTTTTTCGCCGAACCGTCGCTGTATCGCACGCCCGACGGCCGTCGCCTGTGGGAGGCTGCGGCGCGGCGCAATCTGGAATCGGAGTTGGCCGACCTCACCGGGTGA
- a CDS encoding GtrA family protein, translated as MTATPENEPLSLRVQATRFVITGGLSAIVDFGLYVLMLQLGLHVNVAKTLSFIAGTTTAYLINRRWTFRAEPSRARFIAVMVLYALTYAVQVGINYLFYLQFEGRPWQVPVAFVIAQGTATVINFVVQRTVIFRLR; from the coding sequence GTGACCGCGACCCCGGAAAACGAGCCTCTGAGCCTGCGCGTCCAGGCAACCCGGTTCGTCATCACCGGAGGTCTGTCGGCGATCGTCGACTTCGGTCTGTACGTACTGATGCTGCAGCTCGGGCTGCACGTCAATGTGGCCAAGACCCTCAGCTTCATCGCGGGCACGACGACGGCCTACCTGATAAACCGCAGGTGGACCTTCCGGGCCGAACCAAGCCGGGCCCGATTCATCGCGGTGATGGTGCTCTACGCGCTGACCTACGCCGTCCAGGTCGGCATCAACTACCTGTTCTACCTGCAGTTCGAAGGCCGGCCGTGGCAGGTGCCGGTGGCATTCGTCATCGCCCAGGGCACGGCCACGGTGATTAACTTCGTCGTGCAGCGCACGGTGATATTCCGGCTGCGTTGA
- a CDS encoding FAD-binding oxidoreductase, whose product MTTEPHLVPRALTGFGRTAPSVAHVLSTPDVEVIADTVKRVADAAGHTGAASSPYTRGIVARGLGRSYGDHACNGGGIVVDMTPLNRIHSISSETAIADVDGGVSLDQLMKAALPFGLWVPVLPGTRQVTVGGAIGSDIHGKNHHSAGSFGNHVRSLDLLMADGEVRTLTPDGDTSELFWATIGGNGLTGIVIRARIAMTRTETAYFIADGVATRDLDETIAVHTDGSEDNYTYSSAWFDLISPPPKLGRAAVSRGSLAKLDQLPPKLAKNPLKFDAPQLLKVPDIFPVSAMNKLSFTAIGEVYYRLGGTYSGKIMNLSQFYHMLDLVSGWNNAYGPKGFAQHQFLVPPDALDEFKAIIRWIQTSGQYSALNVFKLFGPGNRAPLSFPMAGWNVAMDFPIKAGVNEFLNELDDRAMEFGGRVYTAKDSRVSAEKFHKMYPRIDEWIATRRKADPHGVFASDMARRLELL is encoded by the coding sequence ATGACTACCGAACCCCACCTCGTTCCGCGCGCCCTGACCGGCTTCGGCCGCACAGCGCCGAGCGTGGCTCACGTGCTCTCGACCCCCGACGTCGAGGTCATCGCCGACACCGTCAAGCGGGTGGCGGACGCCGCTGGCCACACGGGCGCCGCGTCATCCCCGTACACCCGCGGCATCGTCGCCCGCGGTCTCGGCCGTTCGTACGGCGATCACGCCTGCAACGGCGGCGGCATCGTCGTCGACATGACCCCGCTGAACCGCATCCACTCCATATCGAGTGAGACCGCTATCGCCGATGTCGACGGCGGCGTCAGCCTGGACCAGTTGATGAAGGCCGCGCTTCCGTTCGGCCTGTGGGTCCCGGTGTTGCCGGGCACCCGCCAGGTCACCGTCGGTGGTGCCATCGGTTCCGACATCCACGGCAAGAACCATCACAGTGCGGGGAGCTTCGGCAACCACGTGCGGTCGCTTGACCTGCTGATGGCCGACGGAGAGGTACGCACGCTCACCCCGGACGGCGACACGAGCGAACTCTTCTGGGCGACCATCGGCGGAAACGGGCTCACTGGCATCGTCATCCGGGCCCGGATCGCCATGACCCGCACCGAGACCGCGTACTTCATCGCCGACGGCGTTGCCACCCGCGACCTCGACGAGACGATTGCGGTACACACCGACGGCAGCGAGGACAACTACACCTACTCCAGCGCCTGGTTCGACCTGATCAGCCCACCGCCCAAGCTCGGCCGTGCCGCCGTCAGCCGCGGCAGCCTGGCCAAACTGGATCAGCTGCCGCCCAAGCTGGCGAAGAACCCGCTGAAATTCGATGCCCCGCAACTACTGAAGGTGCCCGACATCTTCCCGGTGAGCGCGATGAACAAGCTGTCGTTCACCGCGATCGGCGAGGTGTACTACCGCCTCGGCGGCACGTACTCCGGCAAGATCATGAACCTGTCGCAGTTCTACCACATGCTCGACCTCGTCAGCGGGTGGAACAATGCTTATGGCCCAAAGGGATTCGCGCAGCATCAGTTCCTGGTACCACCCGATGCGCTGGACGAGTTCAAGGCCATCATCCGCTGGATCCAGACCAGCGGGCAATACTCCGCACTCAACGTGTTCAAACTCTTCGGCCCCGGCAACCGGGCACCGCTGAGCTTCCCGATGGCCGGTTGGAACGTCGCGATGGACTTCCCCATCAAGGCCGGAGTCAACGAGTTCCTCAACGAACTCGACGACCGCGCAATGGAATTCGGTGGCCGGGTCTACACCGCAAAGGATTCCCGGGTCAGCGCCGAGAAATTCCACAAGATGTACCCGCGCATCGACGAATGGATCGCCACCCGCCGCAAGGCGGATCCGCACGGCGTGTTTGCCTCCGACATGGCCCGCCGCCTCGAACTTCTCTGA
- a CDS encoding decaprenylphospho-beta-D-erythro-pentofuranosid-2-ulose 2-reductase has translation MIDATGNPQTILLLGGTSEIGLAIVERYLRDAKARVILADLPNSPRKAAAIAQLEAAGAKSVQYLDFDALDTAAHPAVIEAAWADGDVDVAIVAFGILGDAEELWQNQAKAVLTAQINYTAAVSVGVLIAEKMRAQGFGQIIAMSSVAGERVRRSNFVYGSTKAGLDGFYLGLGEALREFGVHVLVIRPGQVRTTTTLEHWKATGAKEAPFTVDKEDVAELAVASAAKGKELVWAPGPVKYLMSVIRHIPRPVFRKLPL, from the coding sequence ATGATTGACGCGACCGGAAACCCGCAGACGATCCTGCTGCTCGGCGGCACCTCCGAGATCGGCTTGGCGATCGTCGAGCGCTACCTGCGCGATGCCAAGGCCCGGGTGATCCTGGCCGACCTGCCCAACTCGCCGCGCAAAGCCGCCGCCATCGCCCAGCTGGAAGCCGCCGGCGCGAAGTCGGTGCAGTACTTGGACTTCGACGCGCTGGACACCGCCGCCCACCCCGCGGTGATCGAGGCCGCCTGGGCCGACGGTGACGTCGACGTGGCGATCGTCGCCTTCGGCATCCTCGGCGATGCCGAGGAACTGTGGCAGAACCAGGCCAAGGCCGTGCTGACCGCACAGATCAACTACACCGCCGCGGTCTCGGTCGGCGTGCTGATCGCCGAGAAGATGCGCGCACAGGGCTTCGGCCAGATCATCGCGATGTCCTCGGTGGCCGGGGAACGGGTGCGCCGCTCCAACTTCGTCTACGGCTCGACCAAGGCCGGCCTGGACGGCTTCTACCTCGGACTGGGCGAGGCCCTGCGCGAGTTCGGTGTGCACGTCCTGGTGATCCGCCCCGGCCAGGTCCGCACCACCACCACCCTGGAGCACTGGAAGGCCACCGGCGCCAAGGAGGCCCCCTTCACCGTGGACAAGGAGGACGTCGCCGAACTGGCCGTCGCCTCCGCCGCCAAGGGCAAGGAGCTCGTCTGGGCACCTGGGCCGGTGAAGTACCTGATGTCCGTGATTCGGCACATCCCGCGGCCGGTCTTCCGCAAGCTTCCGCTCTGA
- a CDS encoding galactan 5-O-arabinofuranosyltransferase, whose translation MSPAARTAGQMLAAAATATALAVIALLAIARVEWPAYNSSNQLHALTTVGQFFCLAGVFAAGVLWRRGRRLLARIASVVFLSAFSVVTLAMPLGATRLYLFGISVDQQFRTEYLTRLADSPALHDMTYIGLPPYYPAGWFWLGGRLADLTGMPAWEMFKPWAIISITAAIAVALVLWTAMVRFETALAVTTATAAVTLAYTSSEPYAAVITVLLPPVFVLAWSGLKGTNRGALVGAGVFLGVAALFYTLLLAYAAFTITLMALVLAVAGRRIAPLLRLLVVAGISGALALLTWAPYLLAALRGAPADTGTARHYLPMDGAELTFPMLDFTLLGALCMLGTIWLVVHARRSSTAGPLAVGVLAVYAWSLLSMLYTLLGTTLLSFRLQPTLSVLLAAAGTFGFVWLTQAAVARYQHPGRHVVAVAATIGLIGGLTFSQDIPDVLRTDINVAYTDTDGYGARADRRPPGAEQYYRALDERIREVTGRPPNETVVLTADYSFLSFYPYYGFQGLTSHYANPLAQFEARSAAIESWALLTTPDQFATALDQLPWPAPTVFLMRRGGPDSYTLRLAADVYPNQPNVRRYQVSLDPAIFDDQRWDVSTEGPFVLAIRKPQADG comes from the coding sequence ATGTCCCCGGCGGCCAGGACGGCCGGCCAGATGCTGGCCGCGGCCGCCACCGCGACGGCGCTGGCCGTCATCGCGCTGCTGGCGATCGCCCGTGTCGAATGGCCCGCCTACAACTCCTCCAACCAGCTGCACGCGCTCACCACTGTCGGCCAATTCTTCTGCCTGGCAGGGGTTTTTGCCGCTGGCGTGCTGTGGCGACGCGGACGACGACTGTTGGCGCGCATCGCGTCGGTGGTGTTCCTCTCGGCCTTCTCGGTGGTGACGCTGGCCATGCCGCTGGGGGCCACCCGGCTCTACCTGTTCGGCATCTCGGTCGATCAGCAGTTCCGCACCGAGTACCTCACCCGGCTGGCCGACAGCCCCGCACTGCACGATATGACCTATATCGGCCTACCGCCGTACTACCCGGCCGGCTGGTTCTGGCTCGGCGGGCGGCTGGCGGATTTGACCGGCATGCCGGCCTGGGAGATGTTCAAGCCCTGGGCCATCATCTCGATCACCGCCGCGATCGCGGTCGCGTTGGTGCTCTGGACGGCGATGGTGCGCTTCGAGACCGCGCTGGCCGTGACGACCGCAACCGCGGCCGTCACGCTGGCCTACACCTCCTCCGAGCCCTACGCCGCCGTGATCACCGTTCTGTTGCCTCCCGTATTCGTGCTGGCCTGGTCGGGCCTCAAGGGCACCAACCGGGGCGCGCTCGTGGGTGCCGGGGTGTTCCTCGGCGTCGCGGCATTGTTCTACACGCTGTTGCTGGCGTATGCCGCCTTCACGATCACCCTCATGGCGTTGGTGCTCGCGGTCGCCGGGCGCCGTATCGCGCCGCTGCTGCGGCTGCTCGTGGTCGCCGGCATCTCCGGCGCGCTGGCGCTGTTGACCTGGGCCCCGTACCTGTTGGCCGCGCTGCGCGGCGCCCCGGCCGATACCGGCACCGCCAGGCACTACCTGCCGATGGACGGCGCCGAGCTGACCTTCCCGATGCTCGACTTCACGTTGCTCGGGGCGTTGTGCATGCTGGGCACCATCTGGCTGGTGGTGCACGCCCGCAGGTCGTCCACCGCAGGCCCGCTGGCAGTCGGGGTGCTGGCCGTCTACGCCTGGTCCCTGTTGTCGATGCTCTACACGCTGCTGGGCACCACCCTGCTGTCGTTCCGCCTGCAGCCGACGCTGTCGGTCCTGCTGGCGGCCGCGGGCACCTTCGGATTCGTCTGGCTGACGCAGGCCGCCGTCGCCCGCTACCAGCACCCGGGACGGCACGTCGTCGCCGTCGCCGCCACCATCGGCCTGATCGGTGGGCTGACCTTCAGCCAGGACATCCCCGACGTCCTGCGCACCGATATCAACGTCGCCTACACCGACACCGACGGCTACGGCGCCCGCGCCGACCGCAGGCCGCCCGGCGCCGAGCAGTACTACCGGGCCCTCGACGAGCGCATCCGGGAAGTCACCGGCCGCCCGCCGAACGAAACCGTCGTGCTGACCGCCGACTACAGCTTTTTGTCCTTCTACCCCTACTACGGGTTCCAGGGCCTCACATCCCATTACGCAAACCCGTTGGCGCAGTTCGAAGCCCGCTCGGCCGCCATCGAGAGCTGGGCGCTGCTGACCACGCCCGACCAGTTCGCCACGGCCCTGGACCAGCTGCCGTGGCCCGCGCCGACGGTGTTCCTGATGCGTCGCGGCGGACCGGACAGCTACACCCTGCGGCTGGCCGCCGACGTGTATCCCAACCAGCCCAATGTCCGGCGCTACCAGGTGTCGCTGGACCCGGCGATCTTCGACGACCAGCGCTGGGACGTTTCGACCGAGGGACCGTTCGTGCTGGCCATCCGTAAACCACAGGCCGACGGTTGA
- a CDS encoding arabinosyltransferase domain-containing protein yields MAGQLPSSSVNDTATNHRTARLVAIVAGLLGTILAIATPFLPVTQTTATLNWPQNNSLDSVDAPLIGYVATDLNITIPCSAAADLTGQRNVLLSTVPKQAPKAVDRGLLIERVNNELLVIVRNTPVVSAPLIDVLSPNCRELKFTAHADKVTGEFVGLTQASDDPDPGEPRRGERGGYDFRPQIVGVFTDLSGPAPPGLQFSATIDTRYSSSPTPIKTLVMVLGLLLTIASLIALHRLDIADGMRHRRFLPQRWWSITKLDALVATLMVWWHFVGSNTADDGYILTMARVSEHAGYMANYYRWFGTPEAPFGWYYDLLALWAHVSTASIWLRLPTLLMGLACWWIISREVIPRLGVAVKHSRPAAWTAAAMFLAFWLPLNNGLRPEPIIALGILLTWCSVERGVATSRLLPVAVALIIGALTLFSGPTGIAAVGAVLVAVGPLKTIVAAHVSRFGYWALLAPVAAAGTVTLFLIFRDQTLVGEMQASSFKSTIGPSLAWFDEHIRYSRLFTTSPDGSVARRFAVLAMLLALALSIAMTLRKGRIPGTAIGPAQRMIGITVISFLSLMFTPTKWTHHFGVLAGLAGSIGALAAVAIAAAAMKSKRNRTVVTAMILFVTALSFATVNGWWYVSNFGVPWSNDFPAFGFGFTTILLGFSALALLVAAYLHFSGRPSPQRPWTRFTGAPLAVIAWAVVLFQVVSLTMAVVTQYPAWTVGRSNLEALTGKSCGLATDVMVEQDPNVGMLAPVDVPVGDALGAVTADGFRPNGIPDDIEADPVMNQPGDSNFADSEASDETGSEPGTEGGTTAAAGVNGSQARLPYNLDPARTPVLGSWRSGPQQPAKLRSAWYRLPPRDERGPLLVVAAAGRFDAGEVLVQWATDEQASADKPGGTIGFADVGAVPAWRNLRAPMSAIPGEATQVRLVASDDDLAPQHWIAVTPPRIPELRTLQDVVGADDPVMLDWLVGLAFPCQRPFFHNNGVTEVPKWRILPDRFGAEANSPVMDYLGGGPLGITELLLRAVPVPTYLRDDWFRDWGSLQQLRQFYPNAKPAELELGTATRSGLWSPAPLRPS; encoded by the coding sequence ATGGCCGGACAACTACCATCTAGCTCCGTGAACGACACGGCGACCAACCACCGCACCGCCCGTCTGGTCGCCATCGTCGCCGGATTGCTGGGCACCATCCTGGCGATCGCCACCCCGTTCCTGCCGGTCACCCAGACCACCGCCACGCTGAACTGGCCGCAGAACAACAGTCTGGACAGTGTCGACGCACCGTTGATCGGCTACGTCGCCACCGACCTGAACATCACGATCCCGTGCAGCGCGGCAGCGGATCTCACCGGTCAGCGCAACGTGCTGCTCTCCACGGTGCCCAAGCAGGCGCCCAAGGCCGTCGACCGCGGCCTGCTCATCGAGCGGGTCAACAACGAACTTCTTGTCATCGTGCGCAACACCCCGGTCGTCAGTGCGCCGCTGATCGATGTGCTGAGCCCGAACTGCCGGGAACTGAAGTTCACCGCGCACGCCGACAAGGTCACCGGCGAGTTCGTCGGGCTGACCCAGGCCTCGGATGATCCCGATCCGGGCGAACCCCGCCGCGGCGAACGCGGGGGTTACGACTTCCGCCCGCAGATCGTCGGCGTCTTCACCGACCTGTCCGGGCCCGCCCCACCGGGGCTGCAGTTCTCGGCCACCATCGACACCCGGTACAGCAGCTCGCCGACGCCGATCAAGACCCTGGTGATGGTGCTGGGTCTGCTGTTGACGATCGCCTCGCTGATCGCGCTGCACCGCCTCGACATCGCCGACGGTATGCGGCACCGTCGGTTCCTGCCGCAGCGCTGGTGGTCGATCACCAAGCTCGACGCCCTGGTCGCCACCCTGATGGTGTGGTGGCATTTCGTCGGGTCCAATACCGCCGACGACGGCTACATCCTGACCATGGCCCGGGTTTCCGAGCATGCCGGTTACATGGCCAACTACTACCGTTGGTTCGGCACCCCGGAGGCGCCGTTCGGCTGGTACTACGACCTGCTGGCGCTGTGGGCGCACGTCTCCACCGCCAGCATCTGGCTGCGGCTGCCCACCCTGCTGATGGGACTGGCGTGCTGGTGGATCATCAGCCGCGAGGTCATCCCCCGGCTCGGTGTCGCGGTCAAACACAGCAGGCCCGCGGCTTGGACCGCGGCGGCGATGTTCCTGGCGTTCTGGCTGCCGCTGAACAACGGGCTGCGGCCCGAGCCGATCATCGCCCTGGGCATCCTGCTGACCTGGTGCTCGGTCGAGCGTGGCGTCGCCACCAGCCGGCTGCTCCCGGTGGCGGTGGCCCTGATCATCGGGGCGCTGACACTGTTCTCCGGCCCGACGGGTATCGCCGCGGTCGGCGCGGTCCTGGTCGCCGTCGGGCCGCTCAAGACGATTGTGGCCGCACATGTTTCGCGCTTCGGCTACTGGGCGCTGCTGGCTCCCGTCGCTGCCGCGGGCACCGTCACCCTGTTCCTGATCTTCCGCGACCAGACACTGGTCGGCGAGATGCAGGCCAGCTCGTTCAAGTCCACCATCGGCCCCAGCCTGGCCTGGTTCGACGAGCACATCCGGTACTCGCGGCTCTTCACCACCAGCCCCGACGGATCGGTGGCACGTCGCTTCGCGGTGCTGGCCATGCTGCTGGCCCTTGCGTTGTCGATCGCGATGACGTTGCGCAAGGGGCGCATCCCCGGGACCGCGATCGGCCCCGCGCAGCGGATGATCGGCATCACCGTCATCTCGTTCCTCTCGCTGATGTTCACCCCCACCAAGTGGACGCACCACTTCGGCGTGCTCGCGGGCCTGGCGGGCTCGATCGGCGCGCTGGCCGCGGTGGCCATCGCCGCCGCGGCGATGAAGTCCAAGCGCAACCGCACCGTCGTCACCGCGATGATCCTGTTCGTGACGGCGCTGTCGTTCGCCACCGTCAACGGGTGGTGGTACGTCTCGAACTTCGGTGTGCCGTGGTCGAACGACTTCCCGGCCTTCGGTTTCGGGTTCACCACCATCCTGCTCGGCTTCTCGGCGCTGGCCCTGTTGGTCGCCGCGTACCTGCACTTCTCGGGACGGCCGTCACCGCAGCGGCCGTGGACACGCTTCACCGGTGCCCCGTTGGCCGTGATCGCCTGGGCCGTGGTGCTGTTCCAGGTGGTCTCCCTGACGATGGCCGTGGTGACCCAGTACCCGGCGTGGACGGTCGGCCGATCCAATCTCGAGGCGCTGACCGGCAAGTCCTGCGGGCTGGCCACCGATGTCATGGTCGAGCAGGATCCCAATGTCGGGATGCTCGCCCCGGTGGACGTCCCGGTCGGTGATGCATTGGGGGCGGTGACCGCCGACGGCTTCCGCCCCAACGGGATTCCGGACGATATCGAGGCCGATCCGGTGATGAACCAGCCCGGCGACAGCAATTTCGCCGATTCCGAGGCCAGCGACGAGACCGGCAGCGAACCGGGCACCGAGGGCGGCACCACCGCCGCCGCCGGCGTGAACGGTTCGCAGGCCCGACTGCCCTACAACCTCGATCCGGCCCGCACTCCGGTGCTGGGCAGCTGGCGCTCCGGACCCCAGCAACCGGCCAAACTGCGGTCGGCCTGGTACCGACTGCCTCCTCGCGATGAACGCGGTCCGCTGCTGGTGGTCGCCGCCGCCGGCCGCTTCGATGCCGGCGAGGTATTGGTGCAGTGGGCCACCGACGAGCAAGCTTCCGCCGACAAGCCCGGTGGCACAATTGGTTTCGCCGATGTGGGCGCGGTGCCGGCCTGGCGCAACCTGCGCGCCCCGATGTCGGCCATTCCCGGTGAAGCCACCCAGGTGCGGCTGGTGGCCTCCGATGACGACCTGGCACCCCAACACTGGATCGCCGTCACTCCGCCGCGGATCCCCGAACTGCGCACCCTGCAGGATGTCGTCGGGGCAGACGATCCGGTGATGCTGGACTGGCTTGTGGGCCTGGCCTTCCCGTGCCAGCGGCCGTTCTTCCACAACAACGGCGTGACCGAGGTGCCCAAGTGGCGCATCCTGCCGGATCGCTTCGGGGCGGAGGCGAACTCGCCGGTGATGGACTACCTCGGCGGCGGTCCACTCGGTATCACCGAACTCCTGCTGCGCGCGGTGCCGGTACCGACGTACCTGCGCGACGACTGGTTCCGCGACTGGGGTTCCCTGCAGCAGCTGCGGCAGTTCTACCCGAACGCGAAACCCGCAGAGCTGGAACTCGGCACCGCGACACGCAGTGGGCTGTGGAGTCCGGCGCCGCTGCGGCCGAGCTGA
- a CDS encoding GMC oxidoreductase encodes MLTRRRFLGVALGAAAGAGAVVACQRTESGERPADRAFHQAIVVGSGYGGGVSALRLGEAGVETLILERGRLWDTPDEDGKRFSKMLPADTRAGWFRDVPPSLVPSFGGISVNAVAAQNPGSQPVQAGICDKITYGAHEVFRGIAVGGGSMVNAAIAAIPTPDQVRAAFPDIDPNEFLGTYVERAKTTLKISYRDMGWFEQTPYFQYARVGRSYAEAAGYGVDYNGSAYSFDYMVSEAAGQAPKSALDWECQYGNNYGRFGSVDQTYIAAALATGKVTLRPLTEVTGIRRESSGEYVVSIREIDRWGKELSRNEIGCEQLYLAAGVVGTAELLLRARENGDLADLSDEVGEGYGNNGDIMVAHNTAEQDPVGTLQSLLGMINLDGRNDPDNPVYASMFSLPLPLETHALGYYAMVRTGDRAVISYDRASDAISIDWPQSNTDRLIERAKLVFDKVTQANGVDYRDDLFEGKAFAPNTVHPLGGCVRGVATDAFGRVNGYENLYVNDASLVPGYIGCNPYMSITALAERNIEAIISGRR; translated from the coding sequence TTGCTGACAAGACGGCGGTTCCTGGGTGTCGCGCTCGGTGCGGCGGCCGGTGCCGGCGCCGTGGTGGCGTGCCAGCGGACCGAGTCCGGCGAGCGACCGGCCGATCGCGCGTTTCACCAGGCCATCGTGGTCGGCAGCGGGTACGGCGGGGGCGTCAGCGCGTTGCGTTTGGGGGAGGCCGGCGTCGAAACGCTGATCCTGGAGCGCGGTCGGCTCTGGGACACCCCGGACGAGGACGGTAAGCGGTTCAGCAAAATGTTGCCCGCCGACACCCGGGCGGGTTGGTTCCGCGATGTGCCACCGAGCCTGGTGCCCTCATTCGGCGGCATATCGGTCAACGCGGTCGCTGCCCAGAATCCTGGTTCGCAGCCGGTCCAGGCGGGCATCTGCGACAAGATCACCTACGGCGCCCACGAGGTCTTCCGCGGGATAGCGGTCGGTGGTGGCTCGATGGTGAACGCCGCGATCGCCGCGATACCCACGCCGGATCAGGTGCGGGCGGCCTTCCCGGACATCGACCCCAACGAGTTCCTCGGCACCTATGTCGAGCGGGCCAAGACCACGCTGAAGATCAGCTATCGCGATATGGGCTGGTTCGAGCAGACCCCCTACTTCCAATATGCGCGGGTGGGGCGCAGTTATGCCGAGGCGGCAGGCTACGGAGTGGACTACAACGGAAGCGCCTACTCGTTCGATTACATGGTCTCGGAGGCCGCCGGCCAGGCGCCGAAGTCGGCACTGGACTGGGAATGCCAGTACGGCAACAACTACGGACGCTTCGGCAGTGTGGATCAGACCTACATCGCCGCGGCGTTGGCCACCGGCAAGGTGACGTTGCGTCCGCTGACCGAGGTGACCGGCATCCGCCGCGAATCCTCCGGGGAGTACGTGGTGTCCATCCGCGAGATCGATCGGTGGGGCAAAGAGTTGTCGCGCAACGAGATCGGTTGCGAGCAGCTGTATCTGGCGGCCGGCGTGGTCGGGACGGCTGAGCTGCTACTGCGCGCGCGTGAGAACGGCGATCTTGCCGACCTGTCCGACGAGGTCGGTGAGGGTTATGGCAACAACGGGGACATCATGGTGGCCCACAACACCGCCGAGCAGGATCCGGTGGGTACCCTGCAGTCGCTGCTGGGCATGATCAACCTGGACGGTCGCAACGATCCGGACAACCCGGTGTACGCCAGCATGTTCTCGCTACCGCTGCCGCTGGAGACCCATGCGCTGGGCTACTACGCCATGGTCCGCACCGGCGACCGCGCGGTGATCAGCTATGACCGCGCGTCCGACGCCATCTCCATCGACTGGCCACAGAGCAACACCGACCGCCTGATCGAGCGGGCCAAGCTGGTCTTCGACAAGGTGACCCAGGCCAACGGGGTGGACTACCGCGATGACCTGTTCGAGGGGAAAGCCTTCGCGCCCAATACTGTTCACCCACTGGGTGGGTGTGTGCGGGGTGTTGCCACCGATGCCTTCGGGCGGGTCAACGGGTACGAGAACCTCTACGTCAACGACGCGTCGCTCGTTCCGGGGTATATCGGCTGCAACCCGTACATGTCGATCACCGCGCTGGCCGAACGCAATATCGAGGCGATCATCTCAGGCCGGCGTTAG